Proteins from a single region of Chanodichthys erythropterus isolate Z2021 chromosome 13, ASM2448905v1, whole genome shotgun sequence:
- the glra4b gene encoding glycine receptor, alpha 4b — protein sequence MSPSDFLDKLMGKTSGYDARIRPNFKGPPVNVTCNIFINSFGSITETTMDYRLNVFLRQQWNDPRLAYKEYPDDSLDLDPSMLDSIWKPDLFFANEKGANFHEVTTDNKLLRIFQNGNVLYSIRLTLILSCPMDLKNFPMDIQTCTMQLESFGYTMNDLIFQWLDEGPVQVADDLMLPQFVLKEEKDLGYCTKHYNTGKFTCIEVKFHLERQMGYYLIQMYIPSLLTVILSWVSFWINMDAAPARVGLGITTVLTMTTQSSGSRASLPKVSYVKAIDIWMAVCLLFVFAALLEYAAVNFVSRQHKEFFRLRRKLREEQRYRAVTSQNQDLYYNGYEMDTCLSGDGPLSEAAAMFAGLPPGHILFDIRRRFVERAKRIDTISRAVFPLSFLVFNVLYWFTYKVLRNEDIHPALQP from the exons ATGTCACCGTCTGATTTTCTGGATAAACTAATGGGAAAAACATCTGGATATGATGCTCGGATCAGGCCCAACTTTAAAG gtcCTCCTGTAAATGTCACCTGCAACATTTTTATCAACAGTTTTGGTTCCATCACAGAGACCACCATG GATTATCGGCTGAACGTTTTTCTACGGCAGCAGTGGAATGATCCACGGCTGGCTTATAAAGAGTATCCAGACGATTCCCTGGATCTCGATCCATCCATGCTGGACTCCATCTGGAAGCCAGACTTGTTCTTTGCCAATGAGAAAGGCGCCAACTTTCATGAGGTCACCACGGACAACAAGCTGCTGAGGATTTTCCAGAACGGAAATGTTCTGTATAGCATCAG actcACTCTAATTCTGTCGTGTCCTATGGATCTGAAGAATTTTCCAATGGACATACAGACTTGTACTATGCAGTTAGAGAGCT tTGGCTACACTATGAATGATCTGATATTTCAGTGGTTGGATGAAGGCCCAGTACAAGTGGCTGATGATCTTATGCTGCCCCAGTTTGTCCTGAAAGAGGAGAAAGACCTGGGATACTGTACAAAACACTACAACACTG GTAAGTTCACCTGTATAGAGGTGAAGTTTCATCTGGAGAGGCAGATGGGTTATTACCTGATCCAGATGTACATTCCCAGCCTCTTAACAGTTATCCTGTCATGGGTCTCCTTTTGGATTAACATGGATGCTGCCCCGGCCCGGGTTGGGCTGGGCATCACTACAGTTCTCACCATGACAACACAGAGCTCTGGATCCAGAGCATCACTGCCTAAG GTGTCCTATGTGAAGGCCATTGACATCTGGATGGCTGTGTGCTTGCTGTTTGTCTTTGCTGCTTTGCTGGAGTATGCAGCAGTTAACTTTGTCTCTCGGCAACACAAAGAATTCTTCAGACTGCGGAGAAAACTACGGGAAGAACAACGCTACAGAGCTGTGA CCTCACAAAATCAAGACCTGTACTACAATGGATATGAGATGGACACCTGTCTGTCTGGGGACGGGCCTCTCTCTGAGGCTGCTGCTATGTTTGCGGGCCTGCCGCCTGGCCACATTCTGTTTGACATCCGCCGGCGCTTCGTGGAACGAGCTAAACGGATTGACACCATCTCACGAGCCGTCTTCCCACTCAGCTTCCTTGTTTTCAATGTATTATATTGGTTCACATATAAAGTGCTTAGAAATGAGGACATTCACCCTGCCCTGCAACCCTGA
- the rpl36a gene encoding large ribosomal subunit protein eL42 gives MVNVPKTRRTYCKKCKKHQPHKVTQYKKGKDSLYAQGKRRYDRKQSGYGGQTKPIFRKKAKTTKKIVLRLECVEPNCRSKRMLAIKRCKHFELGGDKKRKGQVIQF, from the exons ATG GTGAACGTACCGAAGACCCGCAGGACATACTGCAAAAAATGCAAGAAGCACCAGCCACATAAAGTGACCCAGTACAAGAAGGGCAAAGACTCTCTGTACGCCCAGG GAAAGAGGCGTTACGACAGAAAGCAGAGTGGTTATGGAGGACAAACAAAGCCTATTTTCCGAAAAAAG GCTAAAACCACGAAGAAGATTGTGCTGAGGTTGGAATGCGTGGAGCCCAACTGCCGCTCAAAGAGGATGTTGGCCATCAAGAGATGCAAACATTTTGAGCTGGGAGGAGACAAGAAGAGAAAG GGCCAGGTCATCCAGTTCTGA